The genomic DNA CATGGGCCAGATGGGCATCCCATATCTTGTCATAGAGTGTCTTGGGGGACATTGGTCCTCTCCCTTGATGTGCGTGGGGGTTCGACTGTGGAGGGCGCACAGAGGGCGCCACGCCTCATAGCGAGGCGAGAATCGTCAGGGTCGCGCCAAAGAACCGCCACGGCAGGCGGGCCCGGTCGTCCATATCGAAAACCTGCGTCATGGGCCGGGAGATACACCTGCCCGCGCCCTGCGGCAAGAGGACTCACGGTGTTGCGACCGCCTCCAGCAAGTCGCCCGGCTGGCAGTCGAGCACCTCACAGATGCGCGCGAGCGTTTCGAAGCGGATGCCTTTTACCTTGCCCGATTTCAGCAGGCTGATGTTTTGCTCGGTGATGCCAACCCGCTCGGCCAGTTCCCGGCTCTTCATTTTGCGCAGGGCCAACATCACGTCGAGCCGCACTACGATTTCCATCAGATGAAGCCCCTGTTCTCTTCCGCCACCACGGCAGCCTCGCGCATGGCCCAGCCGATCACCACCATCAGCCCGCCGGCAAGCACCTGCCCAAGATCGGCGCCCTCCAGCGAGATGGCCAGCACCCGTTCGCCCGGTGGGTTGGCGAGGCTGGCCAGCGTGGTTTGAAGTGGGCGGGCCAGAAGCTCTAACGCCACTGCCACCAGCAGGCCGGTGCCGATCCGCAGGATATGAGCAGCACAGTGGTGGGTTAGCGTTTCACCCTGCGCGTAGCGCCCGAACAGCCGCGCCATCTCACGCAGGACGTAGAGCAGGGCGAGGGAAGGTAGGGCGCCGAGCGCTGCCACGCTCGCCCTGTGCAGCGGCGAAAGCTCCACTCCCGGCTCAATCCCCGCTGCGCGGCGCAGCTCGGCAGGCAATGCAGCCCATACAATGGCGAAGACGAGCGCGGCTATCAGGATGCCCATCGCGATGAATGTCAGAACGCGGAGCACAGCGGCCCAACGGCTAACAGAGAGAGTGTTGCTCACCTGAAAATACCCCTTTTCACATCTAATGTTTATCGTAATACATTAAAAATATCTCGAATCAAGGAGAATCCAGATGAAGCGCCTTCTCACTGTGATCTGCCTCGCCGCGTCCCTCGCGGCTTGCACCACCCTTAACCCCGTCACCGCCGCGCGCCTCTCACGGCTCGATCCGCTCACCGCCGACCCTGCGGCCATTGCGGCGCGGCTGCGCCTGCCGGAGGGGCTTGCGATCCAGCCGGGCGGGGCGGTGTTGTCCATCTCCGCCATTCGCAAAGACACCGGCGAACGTTTGGCCGAAACCTTTGAGTTGGAGCCGAGCGGCACCCTGTGGCGCCTGTCCGAACCGGATATCGCAACCATGCGCGAGGCCCAGGACCGGGCAGCTCGTTGGAAGCGAGAGGCGCCTGACCAGTCCTCTGGCGCATTGTCGCTCAGCCTCACCGGATGCAGCAGGAGCACCGGGGCAAGGTCTGGCCCAGATCCGGAGGCCCCCATCTCTGCCGACGTTAGCCTCGACGGCGGCGCGAGCTTCTTGCCGCTGATCCGCGGGCTGACGGTGGCTGACCTCGCAAAAGCAGCAGGCACCGGCACCGCCATCGGGCCCTGCACCACTGCACCGCCCAAGCCACGCTGAAGTGAAAAGCCCGGGGATCGCGGGCACTTGCCCGATCGACGGACGCCATGCAACCATGGCAACGAAGGGCGGAGCACAATGGATCCCGAACAACAGTCGCTGCAACTGGGGCAACTGCACAGCGAAGTGACCGGCCTGCTGGGGCGGGCCGAGGCGCTGTTGACGACGATGCTCCAGCCGTGGCGGCTCTACCAACTCGGCATCATCGTTGCTCTCGTCGTCTTGGCCTTCCTCCTGCGGGTCTGGCTCTCGCCCCGCATGAAAGCCTGGATGCGCTCGCTGGAAGGCCGGCCCAAGTGGCAGCTGCGGCTGCTTCTGATCATTCACAACCGGTTGACGTTGATCTTCTTCGTCCTTGCGACTTGGGGCACGGTGGCAGTGATGCAGCAGGTCACATGGCC from Oceanicola sp. D3 includes the following:
- a CDS encoding helix-turn-helix transcriptional regulator, with the translated sequence MEIVVRLDVMLALRKMKSRELAERVGITEQNISLLKSGKVKGIRFETLARICEVLDCQPGDLLEAVATP
- a CDS encoding DUF2975 domain-containing protein, translated to MSNTLSVSRWAAVLRVLTFIAMGILIAALVFAIVWAALPAELRRAAGIEPGVELSPLHRASVAALGALPSLALLYVLREMARLFGRYAQGETLTHHCAAHILRIGTGLLVAVALELLARPLQTTLASLANPPGERVLAISLEGADLGQVLAGGLMVVIGWAMREAAVVAEENRGFI